AACAAGCCGTGAAGCACTCCGCTTAATTCATGGCGATGCACGTGCCCAAGCTCGCCTACTCTTAAAGGCATCTCCCTGTAAGAATGCACTTTTGTCTTGTAAATAAGCATTCCGCCCGGGCAGTTCATCGGCTTTATAGCATAATCCTGCTCATCAATCCTTGTTGTGTACATCATATCTTTGTAAAGCTTCCAATGCCCGCTCCTCTCCCATAGCACTCTGTTCAGCATTGTTGGTGTGCTTACTTCAATATAGCCTGCTTTCCTGTGCTCTTCTCTCCAATAATTAATAAGCTCGTTTCTGAGAATCATTCCATTATTGTGCCAGAAAATAAATCCAGGGCCTTCTTCATGCACTGAAAATAAGTCTAGCTGCTTTCCGATTATTGTATGGTCTCTCTTCTTCGCTTCCTCGATCATTTTAAGATAATCATTGAGCTCTTTTGCTTCGGGGAAGCTTATTCCATATATTCTCTGTAATTGCTTGTTTTTAATGTCGCCTCTCCAATATGCTCCTGCAATCTTTGTCAGCTTGAATGCCTTTATCTTTCCTGTTGATGAAACATGAGGTCCTCTGCACAGATCAATAAAATCACCCTGCCTGTATGCTGTCAAGTCTTTCCCAAGCTCCTCAATCAGTTCAAGCTTGTAAGGGTTGTTTTTGAACAGCTTCTGCGCTTCTGCTTTTGTCAATTCTATTCTTTCAAGAGGAAGATCCTGATTTACAATGTTGTGCATCTTTTCTTCTATTTTCTTCAGGTCTTCAGGCTTGAAAGGATCTGCGTCAAAATCATAATAGAATCCTTCCTCTACAATAGGGCCTATAGTCGGCTTTACTTTAGGAAATAGCTGAATAACAGCATGAGCTAAAACATGGGCTGTGCTGTGCCTGAATATTTCTGTGCCTTCCTTGTCCTTGAATGTTATGACCCTGAAGCTGCAGGATTCTTTTATTGGGGTGTTTAAATCTATTAATTTGTCATTGATCTTCGCAGCCAATGCAGCTCTCGCTAATCCTTCCCCGATGTCTTTCTTTATGATCTCTATCGGAGTGATGCCTTCCTTATATTCTCTTTTTGTTCCATCCGGAAAGGTTATTTGAACCATATTACTGGCTTTTTTATTCTCACATTTATAAATTTTTAGTTTGTTTGAATAAGCAAGGGAATTAGGAACCTTTTTAAGCGCGCATTTTTACAGATTCATTCGTGATAAAATGAGAACAAAGATCAACAGGGCATTATTCAGGATCAAGCAGTTCAACAAGATAGCTGAGATAGATGAAATAGCAAGAAGGTATCTGGCAATGAACAGCTTTGACGGTGTTCTTGCGATCCTTGGAATTCTTTTGGCAAGCTTTTTCGCAGATATAAGATCAAGAAGCATGGTGATAACAGCTTCATTGGGAATAGCGGTAGCCATAGCTGTTTCAGGATTTTACGGGACATTTATAACAGAGAAGGCGGAAAGAACAGGAAAAATAAAAAGGCTTGAGAAAAGCGTTGGCATGTTTCTTAAAGAATCCCAGATTCAGAGCGCGCACAGCTTTGCCACGCTCGCGCTTGCAGCAATTGACGGGCTTTCGCCGTTTCTTATAGCGATAATTATAGTGATGCCGTTTTTTATAGCCAGCAGCATAACTTCGGCATATTACATGTCTTTTGCCCTGGCTGCATTATTCCTATTCCTTGTAGGAGCATTCCTGGCAAGGATCTCAAAAGAAAACATGTTTATTGAAGGAACGAAGATGGTGATAGCAGGAGCTGTCTGCACAATAATTATATTCTTCGTTGAAATGATGACGAGGGCATAAAACGCAAAATTATTAAACTGAATAAAAAACAAACTTCTTATGCCGTACAAGCAGGTTATTTTGGCCAGGGAAGATCTAAACTTGCCCAAGGGAAAATTAGCAGCCCAGGTAGCTCATGCCTCTGTTGCTTCTCTTATTAAGTCGCACAAAGAGGATATTGCAAAGTGGAAGAATGAAGGGATGAAAAAGGTTGTTCTGAAAGTCAAGGATCTGGGTGAGATGATGAAATATAGAAAAGAATCTCAGGATGCGGGCTTAGTTACGGCTCTGATAACTGATGCCGGCAGGACTGTTGTAGAGCCGGGAACAATAACATGCCTGGGAATTGGGCCGGATAAGGAAGAGAAGATCGATAAGATAACCGGAAAGCTGAAGATGCTGTGATTTTCATTCCCCAAATAATTGCTTTACTCGTTTCTTCGATTTCACCATAAGATTTATAAATGAATGGCTTTTTCCATAAATTATGAAAAAATTT
The sequence above is drawn from the Candidatus Woesearchaeota archaeon genome and encodes:
- a CDS encoding peptidyl-tRNA hydrolase — encoded protein: MPYKQVILAREDLNLPKGKLAAQVAHASVASLIKSHKEDIAKWKNEGMKKVVLKVKDLGEMMKYRKESQDAGLVTALITDAGRTVVEPGTITCLGIGPDKEEKIDKITGKLKML
- a CDS encoding VIT1/CCC1 transporter family protein, with translation MRTKINRALFRIKQFNKIAEIDEIARRYLAMNSFDGVLAILGILLASFFADIRSRSMVITASLGIAVAIAVSGFYGTFITEKAERTGKIKRLEKSVGMFLKESQIQSAHSFATLALAAIDGLSPFLIAIIIVMPFFIASSITSAYYMSFALAALFLFLVGAFLARISKENMFIEGTKMVIAGAVCTIIIFFVEMMTRA
- the thrS gene encoding threonine--tRNA ligase — encoded protein: MVQITFPDGTKREYKEGITPIEIIKKDIGEGLARAALAAKINDKLIDLNTPIKESCSFRVITFKDKEGTEIFRHSTAHVLAHAVIQLFPKVKPTIGPIVEEGFYYDFDADPFKPEDLKKIEEKMHNIVNQDLPLERIELTKAEAQKLFKNNPYKLELIEELGKDLTAYRQGDFIDLCRGPHVSSTGKIKAFKLTKIAGAYWRGDIKNKQLQRIYGISFPEAKELNDYLKMIEEAKKRDHTIIGKQLDLFSVHEEGPGFIFWHNNGMILRNELINYWREEHRKAGYIEVSTPTMLNRVLWERSGHWKLYKDMMYTTRIDEQDYAIKPMNCPGGMLIYKTKVHSYREMPLRVGELGHVHRHELSGVLHGLFRVRAFTQDDAHIFCTPEQLEDEIVNVILLIKKMLAVFGFEKYFFTLSVRSEEKKDKYIGDDAGWKKAEDSLKNALDKLKIPFNILAGEAKFYGPSLDVQIADALGRKWQCSTIQVDFNFPERLDITYEGKDGRQHRPFILHRVVYGSLERFIGVLIEHFAGRFPLWISPLQIIILTVADRFNDYALELKKKFEEHGLRADIDLRAESIPKKVRDAQVQQIPVIITVGEREVKDKTVAVRTLDGKLADLNVDDFIKKVKENIEKKEISVKF